One Yoonia sp. BS5-3 genomic window carries:
- a CDS encoding FAD-binding dehydrogenase encodes MQSDVVIIGAGLAGLVAAHALIEQGKTVTILDQEGRQNLGGQAFWSLGGLMMIDTPEQRRMRVRDSLALATNDWMGAAQFDRPEDHWPRAWAEAYLDFAAGEMRPWLHGLGMRWFPVVGWAERGGSFADGHGNSLPRFHITWGTGPGVLKPFEDRAIEAEKTGKLQFGFRHRVTGFEISNGQIRGISGDILAEDNAMRGAATNRDVIDQFTLQADRVIVTSGGIGGNFDLVRRNWDASKSGPLPDKMVSGVPEHVDGLLLDILQDAGGQLINTDRMWHYTEGVQNWDPIWPKHGIRILPGPSSMWFDATGDRLPAPCMPGFDTMATLHEICRRGHDHTWFVLTQKIIEKEFALSGSEQNPDLTGGKWGGVLKERLGKGATTAVEAFKDKGADFVVADDFDTLVAGMNDLGGGLIDPARLRAQINARDAQIDNPFTKDAQIAAIRTARNYLGDKLIRTAKPHKILDPAHGPLIAVKLHVVTRKTLGGIHTDLDGRVFAPGGTIIDGLFAAGEAAGFGGGGYHGNNALEGTFLGGCIHSGRRAGRAAAG; translated from the coding sequence ATGCAAAGCGACGTTGTGATAATCGGGGCCGGTTTGGCGGGGCTTGTGGCCGCTCATGCCCTGATCGAGCAAGGCAAAACCGTCACGATCCTTGATCAAGAAGGGCGGCAAAACCTTGGCGGGCAGGCGTTCTGGTCGCTGGGCGGGCTGATGATGATCGACACGCCCGAACAGCGGCGGATGCGGGTGCGTGACAGTCTGGCTTTGGCCACAAATGACTGGATGGGCGCCGCCCAATTTGACAGACCCGAGGATCACTGGCCCCGTGCATGGGCCGAGGCCTATCTGGATTTCGCAGCGGGCGAGATGCGGCCGTGGCTGCACGGGCTGGGCATGCGCTGGTTCCCGGTTGTTGGCTGGGCCGAGCGGGGCGGCAGTTTTGCCGATGGGCACGGAAATTCTTTGCCGCGGTTTCACATCACATGGGGGACCGGTCCGGGCGTTCTGAAACCTTTCGAAGACCGGGCGATTGAGGCTGAAAAAACCGGTAAACTTCAATTCGGGTTTCGGCACCGGGTGACGGGGTTTGAGATCAGCAATGGGCAAATCCGCGGGATCAGTGGTGATATTCTGGCCGAAGACAATGCCATGCGCGGGGCCGCAACAAACCGCGATGTGATTGATCAGTTCACGCTTCAGGCGGATCGGGTGATCGTGACCTCTGGCGGCATTGGCGGCAATTTCGATCTGGTGCGGCGGAACTGGGATGCGTCAAAATCGGGGCCGCTGCCTGACAAAATGGTCTCGGGCGTGCCAGAGCATGTGGATGGGCTTTTGCTGGATATCCTGCAAGACGCCGGGGGGCAGCTGATCAACACAGACCGGATGTGGCATTATACAGAAGGGGTGCAAAACTGGGATCCGATCTGGCCCAAACATGGGATACGGATTCTGCCAGGGCCATCCTCGATGTGGTTTGATGCAACGGGCGACAGGCTGCCTGCGCCCTGTATGCCCGGTTTTGACACGATGGCCACCTTGCATGAAATTTGCAGACGGGGGCATGACCACACCTGGTTCGTACTGACGCAAAAGATCATCGAAAAGGAATTTGCGCTTTCGGGGTCCGAACAGAACCCGGACCTGACCGGGGGTAAATGGGGCGGCGTTCTTAAAGAACGGCTTGGCAAAGGCGCGACAACAGCTGTTGAGGCGTTCAAGGACAAAGGTGCTGATTTTGTTGTGGCGGATGATTTCGACACGCTGGTTGCCGGGATGAATGACCTGGGCGGGGGGCTCATTGACCCTGCTAGGCTGCGCGCACAGATCAATGCGCGCGATGCGCAGATTGATAATCCTTTCACCAAGGATGCGCAGATCGCTGCGATCCGCACCGCCCGGAACTATCTGGGCGATAAACTGATCCGCACAGCCAAACCCCATAAAATACTGGACCCCGCGCATGGGCCGCTGATTGCGGTGAAACTGCATGTGGTCACACGCAAGACGCTGGGCGGCATTCATACCGATCTGGACGGGCGGGTCTTTGCGCCGGGTGGTACCATCATCGACGGGCTTTTTGCAGCAGGCGAGGCCGCTGGCTTTGGCGGCGGTGGGTATCATGGCAACAATGCACTTGAGGGGACGTTTCTGGGCGGCTGCATCCATTCAGGGCGCCGCGCCGGGCGGGCCGCGGCTGGGTAA
- a CDS encoding response regulator transcription factor, which yields MRILVAEDEQVIAQQIKNVLTSEGRVVDIARDGTEAQFLGETEPYDMIILDIGLPHRDGITVLKHWRGNGVQTPVMLLTARDGWSERVDGLDAGADDYLVKPFHMPELSARVRAMIRRQAGRASPVFSKDNVMFDTRSNQVLVSGVPASLTSQEIAVLSYLFHNAGRLVSRMELSEHIYQYDGDRDSNTIAVFVNRLRKKLGTELIETVRGRGYVIKAAA from the coding sequence ATGCGTATTCTTGTTGCCGAAGACGAGCAGGTTATTGCTCAACAAATCAAAAATGTCCTCACCTCGGAGGGTCGCGTTGTCGATATTGCGAGGGATGGGACAGAAGCCCAATTTCTGGGTGAAACTGAACCTTATGACATGATCATCCTGGATATCGGCCTGCCTCATCGGGATGGTATCACTGTGCTCAAACACTGGCGCGGCAATGGGGTGCAGACCCCGGTGATGTTGCTGACGGCCCGGGATGGCTGGTCTGAGCGGGTGGATGGGCTGGATGCGGGGGCTGATGATTATCTGGTCAAACCGTTCCATATGCCTGAATTATCCGCCCGGGTCCGCGCCATGATCCGCCGCCAAGCAGGGCGCGCCAGCCCTGTGTTTTCAAAGGATAATGTCATGTTTGATACCCGCAGCAATCAGGTGCTGGTATCAGGTGTGCCCGCGAGCCTGACATCGCAGGAAATCGCGGTGCTGTCTTATCTGTTCCACAACGCGGGCCGTCTGGTGTCCCGGATGGAGCTGTCAGAACATATCTATCAATATGATGGTGACCGGGATTCCAATACGATTGCGGTCTTTGTGAACCGGCTTAGGAAAAAGCTGGGCACTGAGCTGATCGAGACAGTCCGCGGCCGCGGTTATGTGATCAAGGCCGCTGCATGA
- a CDS encoding AMP-binding protein, whose amino-acid sequence MLQKRSDISATRDAFSWAIPTRFNIGVDICDRVAREKPDALALVDIDADGHATDYHFEGLRKLSNQWAHVLSGQCQPGDRIAVLLPQCVQTAIAHIAISKMGCIALPLFTLFGPEALHHRLADSEARAVITDARGAAQLASLRSALPDLQTVFSIDGGAGADIDRPRKAAPTDFTPVATLADDPAILIYTSGTTGAPKGALHAHRVLLGHLPGVEMSHDFFPQPGDKIWTPADWAWIGGLLDVLMPALHHAVPVVACRFAKFTGKAAFDLIRAQGITNAFLPPTALKLMRLETPDHPVPMRSVASGGETLGKELIAWGQKVFGTTINEFYGQTECNMIVSSCAALEPAEPGVMGFAVPGHIVEIMDDTGRICQTDEEGNIAVRGPDPVMFLRYWNQPGATAKKFITSGGHDWLLTGDKGAKTTSGRIRFIGRDDDIISSGGYRIGPAEIEDCLLTHPAVQLAGVVGQPDPIRGSIVAAFIQLAAGFVGSDQLAKDIAGHVKARLAAYEYPRVIRFIDDMPMTTTGKIIRANLRDRAAQDATEPGPKV is encoded by the coding sequence ATGCTACAAAAACGGTCCGATATCTCTGCAACGCGGGATGCGTTTTCGTGGGCGATCCCCACTCGCTTTAATATTGGCGTCGATATCTGCGATAGGGTGGCCAGGGAAAAGCCCGATGCGCTGGCGCTGGTCGATATCGACGCGGATGGGCACGCGACCGATTATCACTTTGAAGGGCTGCGCAAGCTGTCGAACCAATGGGCGCATGTCTTGTCGGGGCAATGCCAGCCAGGTGACCGGATTGCGGTGCTTCTGCCGCAATGTGTCCAAACGGCCATTGCCCATATCGCGATCAGCAAGATGGGATGCATCGCGCTGCCACTGTTTACATTGTTTGGGCCAGAGGCGCTGCACCACAGGCTGGCCGATTCCGAGGCACGCGCGGTGATCACAGACGCACGGGGCGCGGCGCAATTGGCGTCACTGCGCAGCGCGCTGCCTGATTTGCAGACCGTGTTCTCAATCGATGGGGGCGCGGGCGCGGACATCGACCGCCCGCGCAAAGCGGCGCCAACTGATTTCACACCGGTCGCCACATTGGCCGATGATCCTGCGATCCTGATCTATACATCCGGGACAACAGGGGCACCCAAAGGGGCGCTGCATGCGCATAGGGTCCTGCTGGGGCATCTGCCAGGGGTCGAGATGAGCCATGATTTCTTTCCGCAGCCCGGTGATAAGATCTGGACGCCCGCCGACTGGGCCTGGATCGGTGGGCTGCTTGACGTGCTGATGCCCGCCTTGCACCACGCTGTGCCGGTCGTGGCCTGCCGGTTTGCTAAGTTCACCGGCAAAGCGGCCTTTGATCTGATCCGCGCGCAGGGCATCACCAACGCCTTCTTGCCGCCCACAGCGCTGAAATTGATGCGGCTGGAAACGCCTGATCATCCGGTACCCATGCGGTCCGTCGCCAGCGGGGGTGAGACATTGGGAAAAGAGCTGATCGCCTGGGGCCAAAAAGTCTTTGGGACCACGATCAACGAATTTTACGGGCAGACGGAATGCAATATGATTGTCTCGTCCTGCGCAGCGCTTGAACCGGCAGAGCCGGGGGTGATGGGCTTTGCCGTGCCCGGACATATCGTTGAGATCATGGATGATACCGGTCGCATTTGTCAGACTGATGAAGAAGGCAATATCGCCGTGCGCGGACCTGACCCGGTGATGTTCCTGAGATATTGGAACCAGCCGGGGGCGACGGCGAAGAAATTCATCACCAGCGGCGGACATGACTGGCTCTTGACTGGCGATAAGGGGGCCAAAACAACCAGCGGGCGGATCCGGTTTATCGGGCGCGATGATGATATCATCAGCTCGGGCGGATACCGGATCGGCCCGGCCGAGATCGAAGACTGCCTGCTAACCCATCCAGCCGTCCAACTCGCCGGTGTTGTGGGGCAGCCCGACCCGATCAGGGGATCAATCGTGGCCGCATTTATTCAGCTGGCGGCGGGCTTTGTGGGCTCTGATCAATTGGCAAAAGACATCGCCGGACATGTGAAAGCACGGCTGGCGGCCTATGAATATCCCCGCGTGATCCGCTTTATCGATGACATGCCCATGACAACGACAGGCAAGATCATCCGGGCCAACCTGCGGGACCGTGCCGCGCAGGACGCGACGGAACCCGGCCCAAAGGTTTGA